GCCTGTGAGCAGGGGATTCATCGCTTTTACAATGGGAATTCTCATCCTGCTGCTGTTCTCCAAATTCGTATATATTGCTGGTATGACCGGATATTACACCTTCTATTACGCCGATGCATATGACTTGCCTCTCTCCCAGGCACAGATCTGTCTATTTGTTCTGCAATTTGCAGGCATGGTCGGAACCTTGCTCGGTGGCCCACTCGCTGATCGCTATGGACGTAAACCGATGATCTGGTTCTCCATTGCAGGCACTGCACCGTTTTCCCTACTACTACCTTATGCGGGCCCCGTCCTGTCGATGGTGTTGTGCGGAATGATTGGACTAATCCTGATGTCCGGCTTCAGCGTCATCATTGTTTATGCACAGGAATTGCTTCCTCGTCATATTGGAACGGTATCCGGATTGTTTTTTGGCCTGTCGTTTGGCATGGCTGGACTTGGCTCGGTTGTGTTAGGTTCCTTAATTGACGTGACTAGCATTGCGTTTGTTATCAAGTTATGTTCTTTTTTGCCACTGCTTGGTGTGTGTGCTGTATTTCTGCGCAAGGACCAACCAAGAACAGCGTGATAACCGTTGAAACCTCACTGATTTTGTGACTACAATACATCTAGGACACTCGAGGATAACAGAAGGGAGGAATAACGCATGATTATTGATGTACAGCATGTCACTTGGAAAAGGGGACCCCTTACCCTGCTGAACGATGTAAGCTGGCAAGTTAATGACGGTGAACACTGGGCGTTGCTTGGCCTGAATGGCTCCGGAAAAACAACACTCCTGAACATGATCACCGGATATCTCTGGCCGACCGAAGGCAAGATATCCGTGTTAGGCCATGAATATGGTGATGTGGATCTGAGACAGCTTCGCAAATCCATTGGCTGGGTCAGTTCATCTCTGCAAGAGAAATTGCATGGCACAGACCGCACACAGTATGTCGTGATCAGCGGCAAACACGCCACCATTGGCCTGTATGACAAGCTGTCAGATGATGATCTGGATCAGGCACAGGAATTGATGCAAACGCTGGGTTGTCAGCACCTGTGGGATCGCGAATATCGTACCTGCTCTCAAGGCGAGAAACAGAAACTTCTCATTGCCCGAGCACTGATGGCCAATCCGCGCGTACTCATTCTGGACGAGCCTTGCAATGGACTGGATCTGTTCTCAAGAGAGCGACTGCTGGATAGCATCCGTGAACTATCACAGCGTCCAGATACCCCGTCACTCATCTATGTCACCCATCATACCGAGGAAATATTGCCTGTCTTTAGTCACAGCCTCCTGCTTCGCCGGGGTGAAATAGTCCATAGCGGATTAACTAACAATCTGATGAACACGGAAGTGCTGAGTAACTTCTTCGAGGCACCTGTTGAAGTGGATCGGCACGGAGAACGTGTCTATGTCAGAGCTGCGGCGGACTCATAATTGCGGGGTTATACACAGCAAAAGTAGCATAGGTGTAGAAACATAACAGTAAAAAGCCCAAAATCTTATCCACATGTGGATAGATTTTGGGCTTTTTACTGCTATATCTAGTGTTATCCACCGTTTTCTGTGTAGAACTTTCTAATTTATGAGTATAACTTTACGGTTTCATCTATTTATCTATACGTTTTACCACTATCCTATTTCCGCACACCTAAAAACAGAAATAGCGGAATGCGTTGCCTGCGCAGATAGGTTTCCTCGTTTACAAAATAAGCACGTTGTGGTGCTGACTCGCGCAAATGTTCTACACGGAACCCTGTCCGCTGCAATGCCATAAAGTATGATTCAATGGACCGGTGCATCTATTTCACAGAACCGCCCAGCCACTGCTGCTCCCGATATCCTTCTACAAAATACTGATCAACCACCCAATCCGTTCGAGTCCCGGAGGGTTGCAGACTGGACGTGATCACAGGATGTTCTACCGAAAATATGAATGTCCCGTTCTCTTTCAAAGTATTGTATATGTTGCGGAACAGGCTCTCCACATCTTCAATATAGTGAACAGCCAGTCTCGATATAACCAGATCGTACACTCCGGTCGGGTAGGTCCAGTCTTCCATGAATGCCTGTTCAATCTGTGCATTCGTGCCTTTAACCGATTCGTTAGCTGCCCGCACCATATTCAGTGAACCTTCAACTCCCGTGTAAGTTGTACCCTCTTGACCAGAACGGAGCAATTCTACGCAAAACCTCGCATCCCCGCAGCCAAGATCCAGTATGCTCTTGCCCGCAACGTCTCCGATCAGCTCTAGCATAACGGGTTTCTCTAACGTATCATTGGCATTCTCCTGCCACTGGCGGCGTTCCATATACTTCTCAAAGTTTTCCTCATTATCGTAAAACTCAGGTCCCCTGTAGCCCATTCCACACGCCTCCGTTTCCTTTATGCAACGTTCAATATGTACAGCCTGAAAGAGTATACATAATGCCAACCAATCTTTCCATAGTAAAAAAGACTGCCTTCTGAACGAATCCAGAAAACAGCCCTTCATTTATAAGTTGATGTTTCTCAGCCAAAACGCTGCGTTTTGTACCATTTGGTTTCTCTCCGGAATAGCTTATCTCCAATAAGCGAGATAAATGCTTTGACGGATATGACCAGAAATA
This Paenibacillus xylanexedens DNA region includes the following protein-coding sequences:
- a CDS encoding ABC transporter ATP-binding protein — encoded protein: MIIDVQHVTWKRGPLTLLNDVSWQVNDGEHWALLGLNGSGKTTLLNMITGYLWPTEGKISVLGHEYGDVDLRQLRKSIGWVSSSLQEKLHGTDRTQYVVISGKHATIGLYDKLSDDDLDQAQELMQTLGCQHLWDREYRTCSQGEKQKLLIARALMANPRVLILDEPCNGLDLFSRERLLDSIRELSQRPDTPSLIYVTHHTEEILPVFSHSLLLRRGEIVHSGLTNNLMNTEVLSNFFEAPVEVDRHGERVYVRAAADS
- a CDS encoding class I SAM-dependent DNA methyltransferase; the protein is MGYRGPEFYDNEENFEKYMERRQWQENANDTLEKPVMLELIGDVAGKSILDLGCGDARFCVELLRSGQEGTTYTGVEGSLNMVRAANESVKGTNAQIEQAFMEDWTYPTGVYDLVISRLAVHYIEDVESLFRNIYNTLKENGTFIFSVEHPVITSSLQPSGTRTDWVVDQYFVEGYREQQWLGGSVK